A window of the Tessaracoccus sp. MC1865 genome harbors these coding sequences:
- a CDS encoding ROK family protein — MQPAKTPVAIDDPPRPALLAGVDIGGTKIAAVLVSRSGDVLASHTEAAPTGGGGAVLRAVAATIESLEREVGSPIAALGLGAAGIIDSATGTVLAASQLFTDWVGRRIGAELEALIRRPVTVANDVNAFLVGEVRWGALRGAENALGVMLGTGVGGAVMLAGHLFEGPHGGAGEIGHTPRHSDHRCTCGGIGHLETVASGRSIGLRYAERTGGSPLTGQETARRAASGDEVALAVFHDAGQALANAVLTTGTLFDVDHVVIGGGVAKAWEFWRPSFEATVAENPPISGRQLIVRLAALTNPAIGAATLALDTVDSAGDMA; from the coding sequence GTGCAGCCTGCAAAGACGCCGGTAGCGATCGACGACCCCCCTCGGCCCGCCCTGCTCGCCGGGGTGGACATCGGGGGCACCAAGATCGCCGCCGTGCTGGTGTCGAGGTCGGGCGACGTCCTCGCCTCCCATACGGAGGCCGCTCCCACAGGGGGTGGAGGCGCTGTGCTGCGGGCCGTTGCCGCCACGATCGAATCCCTGGAGCGTGAGGTCGGCAGCCCCATCGCTGCGCTCGGCCTTGGCGCCGCGGGCATCATCGATTCGGCCACGGGCACCGTCCTGGCCGCCTCGCAGCTCTTCACCGACTGGGTGGGTCGGCGCATCGGTGCCGAGCTCGAAGCGCTCATCCGACGCCCCGTCACCGTCGCGAACGATGTCAACGCATTCCTCGTCGGCGAGGTCCGCTGGGGCGCGCTGCGCGGGGCTGAGAACGCACTGGGCGTGATGCTGGGCACAGGCGTCGGAGGAGCGGTCATGCTGGCCGGTCACCTGTTCGAGGGCCCTCATGGCGGTGCAGGTGAAATCGGGCACACGCCTCGCCACTCGGACCACCGCTGTACGTGCGGCGGGATCGGCCATCTCGAGACCGTTGCCTCGGGGCGGTCCATCGGCCTGCGCTACGCCGAGCGCACCGGCGGTTCACCCCTCACCGGGCAGGAGACCGCCCGACGGGCCGCTTCCGGTGACGAGGTCGCGCTCGCCGTCTTTCATGACGCGGGTCAGGCCTTGGCCAACGCCGTCCTCACCACGGGCACACTCTTCGACGTCGATCACGTCGTCATCGGCGGCGGGGTGGCCAAGGCATGGGAATTCTGGCGGCCCTCCTTCGAAGCGACGGTGGCGGAGAACCCGCCGATCAGCGGGCGCCAACTCATTGTGCGGTTGGCGGCATTGACCAACCCCGCGATCGGCGCCGCAACCCTCGCGCTGGATACGGTTGACTCGGCAGGAGACATGGCATGA
- a CDS encoding ROK family transcriptional regulator: MEPFGRGGQASRGQLLASLASEPNQSRSDLVARLGLGPATVSTQVRRLIDMGILREGAAQILGSGRPRVPLEVVPDAGRVVGVGINPGQATVATVGLDGAALEVTTVEVSTNSPRELSRALGRHVRRLVEQDAAADWWGLSVAISGVISADATRVAISVVHGWRDLGLASMLQADSGMDTFLVNDIGALAYRELFRTGAENPADFMLVSLGYGVGMAVVRDHHILSGQKGASTEIGHVSVDPLGPPCPCGNTGCLQVLVGLGDLMKSISRSTGREAASAQDLAELAAAAPRAGAIMDRAGYWLGRAVGGACTMTGLSTVLLTGQSLPLWPALQTSFQAGLGETSPTMAIPPALQVREWDASAEAIGAASLMIARRVNL, translated from the coding sequence ATGGAGCCGTTCGGACGGGGTGGTCAAGCTTCACGGGGCCAACTGCTAGCCAGCTTGGCGAGCGAGCCCAACCAGAGCCGCAGTGATCTCGTGGCCCGGCTGGGTCTCGGCCCCGCAACAGTGAGCACGCAGGTGCGACGGCTGATCGACATGGGCATCCTGCGCGAGGGGGCGGCGCAGATCCTCGGGTCGGGTCGCCCCCGAGTGCCGCTCGAGGTGGTGCCAGACGCCGGCCGCGTCGTAGGAGTGGGGATCAACCCCGGCCAGGCGACCGTGGCAACCGTGGGTCTCGACGGCGCCGCACTCGAGGTGACCACCGTCGAGGTGTCGACCAACTCGCCGCGAGAGCTGAGCAGGGCACTGGGCCGACACGTGAGGCGTCTCGTCGAACAGGATGCTGCCGCCGACTGGTGGGGCTTGTCCGTGGCCATCTCCGGCGTCATCAGCGCCGACGCCACCCGCGTGGCCATCTCCGTGGTGCACGGTTGGCGAGACCTGGGCCTGGCCAGCATGCTGCAGGCCGACAGTGGCATGGACACGTTCCTCGTCAACGACATCGGCGCCCTGGCCTACCGCGAACTCTTCCGGACAGGGGCCGAGAACCCTGCAGACTTCATGCTCGTCTCGCTGGGCTACGGCGTCGGCATGGCCGTGGTCCGAGACCACCACATCCTCAGCGGCCAAAAGGGTGCGTCCACAGAGATCGGCCACGTCTCGGTGGACCCACTCGGGCCCCCCTGTCCGTGCGGGAACACCGGCTGCCTGCAGGTGCTGGTGGGCCTGGGAGACCTCATGAAGTCGATCAGCCGGAGCACCGGCCGGGAGGCCGCCTCCGCCCAGGACCTCGCCGAACTCGCCGCCGCGGCTCCGCGGGCAGGAGCGATCATGGACCGAGCGGGCTACTGGCTCGGGCGCGCCGTCGGCGGCGCCTGCACCATGACCGGGCTCAGCACGGTGCTCCTCACCGGCCAGTCGCTGCCGCTCTGGCCCGCCCTTCAGACCAGTTTCCAGGCTGGACTGGGTGAAACGAGCCCCACCATGGCCATTCCTCCCGCTCTGCAGGTGCGCGAATGGGACGCCTCGGCGGAGGCGATCGGCGCTGCCTCACTCATGATCGCGCGGCGCGTCAATCTCTGA
- a CDS encoding aldo/keto reductase produces the protein MHTTHLGRSGLQVSRLVLGTMNFGPHTSEEDAHAIMDRALDAGINFFDTANGYGGKGHRGRTEEIVGRWFKKSGRRDEVILATKCYGSTLDEDRPNFSKLSAVNVRRSAIASLQRLQTDHIDLYQMHHVDRATSWEEIWQSMDRLVAAGDIVYVGSSNFAGWHIAAAVEAAKARHSLGLVSEQSLYNLAARTVELEVLPAARHYGLGVIPWSPLGGGLLGGVLQKIESGRRADEQMLRRVAEMREQLDAWESFCRELGEQPADVALAWLLHQDGVTGPIIGPRTMEQLDGALHALDISLDESALARLDEIFPGPGGPAPEAYAW, from the coding sequence ATGCACACCACGCACCTCGGCCGCTCCGGTCTCCAGGTCTCCCGTCTCGTCCTCGGCACCATGAACTTCGGGCCACACACGTCGGAGGAGGACGCGCACGCCATCATGGACCGCGCCCTCGACGCAGGCATCAACTTCTTCGACACCGCCAACGGCTACGGCGGCAAGGGTCACCGCGGACGCACCGAGGAGATCGTCGGGCGCTGGTTCAAGAAGTCCGGCCGCCGCGACGAGGTGATCCTCGCCACCAAGTGCTACGGCTCCACCCTGGACGAAGACCGGCCCAACTTCTCCAAGCTCTCGGCGGTGAACGTCCGGCGTTCAGCGATCGCGTCGCTCCAGCGCCTGCAGACGGACCACATCGACCTCTACCAGATGCACCACGTGGACCGCGCCACGTCCTGGGAGGAGATCTGGCAGTCCATGGACCGTCTGGTGGCAGCGGGCGACATCGTCTACGTCGGGTCCTCGAACTTCGCCGGCTGGCACATCGCGGCTGCGGTCGAGGCCGCGAAGGCGCGCCACAGCCTGGGCCTGGTGAGCGAGCAGTCCCTCTACAACCTGGCCGCGCGCACCGTCGAACTCGAAGTGTTGCCCGCCGCCCGGCACTACGGGCTGGGCGTCATCCCGTGGTCGCCGCTCGGGGGCGGCCTGCTGGGCGGTGTCCTGCAGAAGATCGAATCCGGCCGCCGCGCCGACGAGCAGATGCTGCGGCGCGTCGCGGAGATGCGCGAACAACTGGATGCGTGGGAGTCGTTCTGCCGCGAACTGGGCGAGCAGCCCGCCGATGTGGCGCTCGCGTGGCTGCTGCACCAGGACGGCGTCACGGGCCCGATCATCGGCCCCCGCACCATGGAGCAGCTCGACGGCGCACTCCACGCCCTGGACATCAGCCTGGACGAGTCCGCACTGGCACGCCTCGACGAGATCTTCCCCGGCCCCGGCGGACCGGCCCCGGAGGCCTACGCCTGGTGA
- a CDS encoding ABC transporter substrate-binding protein: protein MKLNLVGIGAVTLAAALGLAACGSNASPTGNEEESSQEGQAVTLDWGFWNQGDDGNKMWQGLAEDVTAEHSNITVKLTSPPFADYFTKLQSQLASNSAPCIVSMQSLRLPAFAEALEPIDELMAAEGFDPEEWNPAALKALQLDGKQYAMPYGISTMALYYNKDLFAAAGVDEPEPGWTVEDFEAAAKTITEKTGKPAFGQSFSDLHMFSQLLAYNGARPVSDGGTLELTTDAMREAFTWYTGLATEQGVALVPASSSDVPWGEQQFVAGNAAMAVDGTWNLASDAKEATFPVGVTTLPIGDGGVSSFSANSGFGIAKSCENKKEAAQAIAIITGADGQEKTATSGTMPGRLAPADLFYEGLAAAVDGDNPGYSEQARLVVEESSKGAVPFVPTSNWDAVTKSIAREFILAYTGSATPEATLDNVQASAGN, encoded by the coding sequence ATGAAGCTTAACCTTGTCGGCATCGGTGCCGTCACTCTCGCGGCTGCCCTCGGGTTGGCTGCATGCGGCTCGAACGCCAGCCCCACCGGAAACGAAGAAGAGTCGTCCCAGGAAGGGCAAGCCGTCACGCTCGACTGGGGCTTCTGGAACCAGGGCGATGACGGCAACAAGATGTGGCAGGGCCTCGCCGAGGACGTCACCGCTGAGCATTCCAACATCACCGTGAAGCTCACCAGCCCGCCGTTCGCCGACTACTTCACCAAGCTCCAGTCTCAGCTCGCCAGCAATTCCGCTCCCTGCATTGTCAGCATGCAGAGCCTGCGGCTGCCCGCCTTCGCCGAGGCCCTGGAGCCCATTGATGAATTGATGGCAGCCGAAGGATTCGACCCCGAAGAATGGAACCCCGCCGCGCTCAAGGCCCTGCAGCTCGACGGCAAGCAGTACGCCATGCCCTACGGCATCTCCACCATGGCGCTGTACTACAACAAGGATCTCTTCGCCGCCGCGGGCGTCGACGAGCCGGAGCCCGGCTGGACGGTCGAGGACTTCGAGGCCGCCGCCAAGACCATTACGGAGAAGACCGGCAAGCCGGCCTTCGGACAGAGCTTCTCGGATCTCCACATGTTCTCGCAGCTGCTCGCTTACAACGGTGCCCGCCCCGTCTCCGATGGCGGCACGTTGGAACTCACCACCGACGCCATGCGCGAAGCGTTCACCTGGTACACCGGTCTCGCCACAGAACAGGGCGTTGCGCTCGTTCCGGCCAGTTCCTCCGATGTTCCCTGGGGCGAGCAGCAGTTCGTCGCCGGCAACGCTGCGATGGCCGTCGACGGCACCTGGAACCTGGCCTCCGACGCCAAGGAAGCCACGTTCCCGGTCGGCGTGACCACCCTCCCCATCGGGGATGGCGGCGTGTCCTCGTTCTCCGCCAACTCCGGGTTCGGCATCGCCAAGTCCTGCGAGAACAAGAAGGAAGCGGCCCAGGCCATCGCGATCATCACCGGTGCTGACGGCCAGGAGAAGACCGCCACCTCCGGCACCATGCCTGGCCGTCTTGCGCCGGCCGACCTCTTCTACGAGGGCCTGGCCGCCGCTGTCGACGGTGACAACCCCGGATACTCGGAGCAGGCCCGCCTGGTCGTCGAGGAAAGCAGCAAGGGCGCCGTGCCGTTCGTGCCCACCTCGAACTGGGACGCGGTCACCAAGTCCATCGCCCGCGAGTTCATCCTGGCCTACACCGGCAGCGCCACCCCGGAGGCAACCCTCGACAACGTTCAGGCGTCGGCGGGCAACTGA
- a CDS encoding GNAT family N-acetyltransferase — protein sequence MVATPPEPKTLSGRLVRLEPFRASDADELAELVLDPRLHEHGFVMYPPPRSYAEALRRVYSAWAATPAAHASRVTWVVRLTGDGDLGPAGTLVGASSLGEAEPENEAVHLGWTVYGRRWWGSLVNAETKYLLLREAFENLGFGRVRLQTDALNLRSQAAIEKLGATKEGVLRRHKVRADGTFRDTVVYSILRDEWPAVKAGLERRLSA from the coding sequence ATGGTCGCGACACCGCCTGAGCCCAAGACGCTGAGCGGCCGGCTCGTCCGCCTGGAGCCGTTCCGCGCCTCAGACGCAGACGAGTTGGCCGAACTCGTGCTTGATCCGCGCCTGCACGAGCATGGTTTCGTCATGTACCCGCCGCCCAGGAGCTACGCCGAGGCCCTCCGGCGCGTCTATTCCGCCTGGGCCGCGACACCCGCCGCACATGCGTCCCGCGTGACGTGGGTGGTGCGGCTCACCGGCGACGGTGACCTCGGCCCGGCGGGAACGCTCGTCGGCGCCTCGTCCCTGGGAGAGGCTGAGCCGGAGAACGAGGCGGTGCACCTCGGCTGGACGGTCTACGGACGCCGCTGGTGGGGCTCCCTGGTGAACGCGGAGACGAAGTACCTGCTCCTCAGGGAGGCGTTCGAGAACCTGGGGTTCGGCCGGGTGCGGCTCCAGACCGACGCCCTCAACCTCCGCAGCCAGGCGGCCATCGAGAAGCTGGGCGCGACGAAGGAGGGAGTGCTGAGGCGACACAAGGTGCGCGCCGACGGCACCTTCCGCGACACCGTCGTCTATTCGATCCTCCGCGACGAGTGGCCGGCCGTGAAGGCCGGGTTGGAGAGGCGACTGAGCGCCTAG
- a CDS encoding GNAT family N-acetyltransferase translates to MVALPPSTEPLTGRFVRLEPFTESDADELASLLLDPALYTNGYVMYPTPSTHAEAVERVWAWWANRTRAGSADRLSYAVRLTGDGGLGTPGTLVGTTSLGPFDTGNQATFLGFTIYGRRWWGAPVNPEGKYLLLRQAFEVLGYSRVQIQTDVRNVRSQAAIEKLGAVREGVLRRHKIRADGSSRDSVFYSIITEDWPRVRAGLEARLGGWTPVLDAHGTSDLPALPAAAEDTDEVRNALVNLTAQLTVLQQAHESLGLQS, encoded by the coding sequence ATGGTCGCGCTGCCGCCCTCTACAGAGCCATTGACCGGGCGGTTCGTCCGGCTTGAGCCGTTCACAGAATCCGACGCCGACGAGCTGGCCAGCCTCCTGCTCGACCCGGCCCTCTACACCAACGGATACGTCATGTATCCCACCCCGTCGACCCACGCTGAAGCGGTCGAACGCGTCTGGGCCTGGTGGGCCAACCGCACCCGCGCCGGCAGCGCAGACCGCCTCAGCTACGCCGTCCGGCTGACCGGCGACGGCGGGCTGGGCACCCCCGGAACCCTCGTGGGCACCACCTCGCTGGGGCCGTTCGACACCGGCAACCAGGCGACCTTCCTCGGCTTCACCATCTACGGCCGTCGCTGGTGGGGTGCTCCGGTGAACCCCGAGGGCAAGTACCTCTTGCTGCGCCAGGCGTTCGAGGTCCTCGGCTACAGCCGCGTCCAGATCCAGACCGACGTGCGCAACGTCCGCAGCCAGGCCGCGATCGAGAAGCTGGGGGCCGTGCGCGAGGGCGTCCTGCGTCGGCACAAGATCCGCGCCGACGGCAGCTCCAGGGATTCCGTCTTCTACTCGATCATCACGGAGGACTGGCCGCGGGTGAGGGCGGGTCTCGAGGCCCGTCTCGGCGGGTGGACCCCTGTCCTGGACGCCCACGGCACCAGCGACCTCCCAGCCCTCCCTGCCGCAGCGGAGGACACCGACGAGGTGCGCAATGCGCTGGTCAACCTCACCGCCCAGCTCACCGTGCTCCAGCAGGCCCATGAATCATTGGGACTCCAATCCTGA
- a CDS encoding alpha-L-fucosidase, whose amino-acid sequence MLNFDTRIGPQFAVAPDYPDLSVPEWYRDAKLGIFIHWGIYSVPAWAQLHGERNVQPEEAYALHEYAEWYGNTWRIPGSPTQRHHVETYGQGTSYEDLVDLWHPERFDAGHMVSQVLRSGARYIIPTTKHHEGLCLWETETTPFSTARRGPHRDLIAELHDAARAAGVRFGVYFSGALDWHVSDLPPIQSDRDLFALRRNDAEFAQYSARQLRELIERFSPDVLWNDIDWPDGGKGHEPYGLAQLFQDYLSAVPSGVVNDRWGIPTHGFVTREYTHVNETLPQVWEACRGLGQSFGYNRVEDERASMSGAELVAYLVDVVSKNGNLLINVGPRADGTIPELQLRALEELGAWLAVNGEAIFTTRPWLRCGDAQVRYTHADGAVYCHLLTPGEGRLTLPPELSSARIVHWLGGSETVVHDGIAVVPEALRTSPVAVARVG is encoded by the coding sequence ATGCTGAACTTCGACACGCGCATCGGGCCCCAGTTCGCCGTCGCCCCGGACTACCCGGATCTCAGCGTGCCGGAGTGGTACCGCGACGCGAAGCTCGGCATCTTCATCCACTGGGGCATCTACTCGGTGCCGGCGTGGGCGCAGCTCCACGGCGAACGCAACGTACAGCCCGAGGAGGCGTACGCTCTCCACGAGTACGCAGAGTGGTACGGCAACACCTGGCGCATTCCCGGCAGTCCCACCCAGCGCCACCACGTGGAGACCTACGGTCAGGGCACGTCGTACGAGGATCTGGTCGACCTGTGGCACCCAGAGCGCTTCGACGCCGGCCACATGGTGAGCCAGGTCCTCCGCTCGGGCGCGCGCTACATCATTCCCACCACCAAGCACCATGAGGGCCTGTGCCTGTGGGAAACCGAGACCACGCCATTCTCCACCGCCCGACGGGGGCCCCATCGTGACCTCATCGCCGAGTTGCACGACGCGGCCCGGGCGGCCGGCGTGCGTTTCGGCGTCTACTTCTCCGGGGCTCTGGACTGGCACGTGAGCGATCTTCCGCCCATCCAGTCAGACCGCGACCTGTTCGCCCTGAGGCGCAACGACGCCGAGTTCGCGCAGTACTCCGCGCGGCAGCTCCGGGAGTTGATCGAGCGGTTCAGCCCAGACGTGCTGTGGAACGACATCGATTGGCCAGACGGCGGCAAGGGCCACGAGCCCTACGGCTTGGCGCAGCTCTTCCAGGACTACCTGAGCGCCGTGCCCTCTGGCGTGGTCAACGATCGCTGGGGCATCCCCACCCACGGTTTCGTGACCCGGGAGTACACACATGTCAACGAGACTCTGCCCCAGGTGTGGGAAGCGTGCCGTGGCCTGGGGCAGTCCTTCGGCTACAACCGCGTTGAGGACGAACGCGCCTCCATGTCTGGCGCAGAACTCGTCGCCTATCTGGTCGATGTCGTGTCGAAGAACGGCAACCTCCTGATCAACGTGGGGCCCCGTGCCGACGGCACCATCCCCGAACTGCAACTGCGCGCGCTGGAGGAGCTGGGCGCGTGGCTGGCCGTCAACGGCGAGGCGATCTTCACGACGCGGCCGTGGCTGCGGTGTGGCGACGCTCAGGTGCGCTACACCCATGCCGACGGTGCCGTTTACTGCCATCTCCTCACGCCGGGCGAGGGCCGGCTGACCCTTCCGCCCGAGCTGTCTTCGGCCCGGATCGTGCACTGGTTGGGCGGTTCCGAAACAGTGGTCCACGACGGGATCGCCGTGGTCCCGGAAGCGCTGCGGACAAGCCCCGTGGCGGTGGCGCGAGTGGGATGA
- a CDS encoding aldo/keto reductase codes for MQKSTLGKTGRDIGVVGQGCWQFGGDWGDVGDDAAMAVLHTAADEGVTFFDTADVYGDGHSEELVGRFLKERADDSIMVATKLGRRASPHVPETFTRENLRAWNDRSRALLGLDTIDLVQLHCPPTPVYSDDTVFDVLDEMVEEGRIRNYGVSVETVDEAMTALARPGVASIQIILNVFRRKPLEKVLPAAMEAGVGIIARVPLASGLLTGRFTESTTFAPQDHRTYNRHGESFDQGETFSGVPYDVGVAAAREFASIVPQGVTPAQFALRWIIDQPGVSVVIPGASRPDQAKANAAAGSLLPLTREQLDACERIYDEYIRSHVHDRW; via the coding sequence ATGCAGAAGTCAACATTGGGTAAGACTGGCCGCGACATCGGGGTCGTCGGCCAGGGGTGCTGGCAGTTCGGTGGCGATTGGGGCGACGTCGGCGACGACGCGGCCATGGCCGTCCTCCACACGGCGGCCGACGAGGGCGTCACCTTCTTCGACACCGCCGACGTCTACGGCGACGGCCACAGCGAGGAACTCGTCGGCCGGTTCCTGAAGGAGCGCGCCGACGATTCGATCATGGTCGCGACCAAGCTCGGCCGCCGCGCCAGCCCGCACGTGCCGGAGACGTTCACCCGCGAGAACCTGCGCGCCTGGAACGACCGCTCCCGCGCTCTCCTCGGGCTGGACACCATCGACCTGGTGCAGCTGCACTGCCCGCCGACGCCCGTCTACTCCGACGACACGGTCTTCGACGTGCTCGACGAGATGGTCGAGGAAGGACGGATCCGCAACTACGGCGTGTCCGTCGAAACGGTCGACGAGGCGATGACGGCCCTCGCCCGCCCCGGCGTGGCGAGCATCCAGATCATCCTCAACGTCTTCCGCCGCAAGCCACTGGAGAAGGTCCTGCCCGCGGCGATGGAGGCCGGCGTCGGCATCATCGCCAGGGTCCCGCTCGCCAGCGGCCTGCTGACCGGCAGGTTCACCGAATCCACCACCTTCGCGCCGCAGGACCATCGGACGTACAACCGGCACGGCGAATCGTTCGACCAAGGCGAGACGTTCAGCGGCGTGCCCTACGACGTCGGGGTCGCGGCCGCCCGCGAGTTCGCGTCGATCGTGCCGCAGGGCGTCACCCCGGCCCAGTTCGCGCTGCGCTGGATCATCGACCAGCCCGGTGTTTCCGTCGTGATCCCCGGCGCCAGCCGGCCGGACCAGGCGAAGGCCAACGCGGCCGCCGGCTCCCTGCTGCCCCTTACCCGGGAACAGCTCGACGCGTGCGAACGGATCTACGACGAGTACATCAGGAGCCACGTCCACGACCGCTGGTGA
- a CDS encoding M81 family metallopeptidase, producing the protein MREASEIRSEPLPPVALTGISQPRVGVGGIAIESSTFSRHVATLTDFVQRRGEELLAYHPFLREGEPLRQAAHWVPLLHGRSLPGGPVAQEAYLAMRDELVERIHAEGPFDGFLLDIHGAMSVVGMLDAEGDLARAVRAALGRDTLVSASMDLHGNVSPEFLAQVDLVTCYRMAPHEDEENTRERAARNLLARLRADGGSDPESRRPLKAWVRVPILLPGEKTSTRVEPARSLYRLVPQVEARDGVLDAAIWVGYAWADEPRCHGVVVVTGDAEPAVRDGARQLAEAFWAVRDEFEFVGPTGTFAEAIDIALCPDAKHPHVVSDSGDNPTAGGAGDSSWSLTQLIADPRLTDDTLTVIHASINDAAAVAAAAAAGVGARVQLGVGGNVDEAATPAQLDGIVRAVVEGDPVGGTQVVVQRGAVHAIISERRKPFHHLADFTRLGLDPREADIVVVKIGYLEPELHDLAEGWTLALTPGGVDQNLERLGHHRLLPGTWPFDTNGPQTMFEPQLSRGAFPC; encoded by the coding sequence ATGAGAGAAGCATCGGAGATCCGGTCTGAGCCGCTCCCACCTGTCGCCCTCACGGGGATCTCACAACCCAGGGTGGGCGTCGGCGGCATCGCCATCGAGTCGAGCACGTTCAGCCGCCACGTTGCGACCCTGACTGATTTCGTGCAGCGACGCGGCGAGGAGTTGCTCGCGTACCACCCGTTCCTCCGGGAGGGTGAGCCCTTGCGGCAAGCGGCCCACTGGGTTCCGCTGCTGCACGGCCGCTCCTTGCCCGGCGGACCGGTGGCCCAGGAGGCGTACCTGGCGATGCGCGACGAACTCGTCGAGCGCATCCACGCAGAGGGACCCTTCGACGGCTTCCTGCTCGACATCCACGGTGCCATGAGCGTCGTCGGGATGCTCGACGCCGAGGGCGACCTGGCCCGCGCGGTGCGGGCGGCGCTCGGCCGGGACACACTGGTGTCGGCCAGCATGGATCTCCACGGCAACGTGTCTCCCGAGTTCCTGGCGCAGGTGGATCTGGTGACGTGCTACCGGATGGCACCTCACGAGGATGAGGAGAACACCCGCGAACGCGCCGCCCGCAACCTGCTCGCGCGGCTCCGCGCCGACGGCGGGAGCGACCCGGAGTCGCGCCGCCCCCTGAAGGCCTGGGTTCGGGTGCCCATACTGTTGCCGGGTGAGAAGACCAGCACCAGGGTGGAGCCAGCCAGGTCGCTCTACCGGTTGGTGCCGCAGGTGGAGGCACGCGACGGCGTGCTCGACGCTGCAATCTGGGTGGGCTACGCCTGGGCCGACGAACCCCGCTGCCATGGGGTGGTCGTCGTGACCGGCGACGCCGAGCCTGCCGTCCGCGACGGCGCTCGCCAATTGGCAGAGGCGTTCTGGGCAGTGCGCGACGAGTTCGAATTCGTCGGGCCCACCGGAACGTTCGCCGAGGCGATCGACATCGCGCTCTGCCCGGACGCAAAACATCCGCATGTGGTGTCGGATTCGGGCGACAACCCGACAGCAGGCGGGGCCGGAGACAGTTCGTGGTCCCTCACGCAGCTCATCGCGGATCCTCGGTTGACGGACGATACCCTCACAGTCATCCACGCCTCGATCAATGACGCCGCAGCAGTTGCGGCGGCGGCGGCGGCGGGCGTGGGTGCCCGCGTGCAACTAGGCGTGGGGGGCAACGTCGACGAGGCGGCAACCCCGGCGCAGCTCGACGGCATCGTCCGGGCCGTCGTCGAAGGCGATCCGGTGGGCGGCACCCAGGTCGTCGTACAGCGGGGGGCGGTGCACGCGATCATCTCGGAGCGCCGCAAGCCGTTCCATCACCTGGCCGACTTCACGCGCCTCGGGCTCGATCCGCGCGAGGCCGACATCGTTGTGGTGAAGATCGGCTACCTGGAGCCCGAACTTCACGATCTCGCGGAGGGCTGGACCCTGGCCTTGACGCCGGGCGGCGTCGATCAGAACCTTGAACGGCTGGGGCATCACCGCTTGCTGCCGGGCACGTGGCCCTTCGACACCAACGGGCCGCAGACCATGTTCGAACCCCAACTCTCACGAGGAGCCTTCCCATGCTGA
- a CDS encoding ABC transporter ATP-binding protein, whose protein sequence is MSEVLVRELRAGYGASEILHGVSLRVKEGATTAILGDSGSGKTTLLRAIAGFLRPTAGEISVGGRVVAGPRTWVAPERRGVGYVRQEGALFPHLSVAGNVAFGLPRAGLRGRERANRERVAELLELVELPPEIAGRYPAQLSGGQQQRVALARALAPQPSVVLLDEPFSSLDTTLRHATREATARALRAAGATVILVTHDQGEALSFADEVAVLRGGHVLQVAAPRIVYGEPIDPQVASFMGDAVMVRGEGVGPEVRSGLGMLSVVGFVPRGPVDVLLRPEQIRLTPPEQGAVSGVVTTVRFFGHDAVVDLDVAGDVQGWAGGPLSVRARVHGNETPVLGARVGLRVVGPVRVFKH, encoded by the coding sequence ATGAGCGAGGTGCTCGTGCGCGAACTGCGCGCCGGATACGGGGCCAGCGAGATCCTCCACGGGGTCAGCCTGCGCGTCAAGGAAGGCGCGACCACCGCGATCCTCGGCGACTCCGGCTCCGGCAAGACGACGCTGCTGCGCGCCATCGCCGGCTTCCTCCGGCCGACGGCGGGGGAGATCAGCGTCGGGGGCCGCGTCGTCGCCGGCCCGCGCACCTGGGTGGCGCCCGAGCGACGCGGCGTCGGCTACGTCCGTCAGGAGGGGGCGCTGTTCCCGCACCTCAGCGTGGCGGGGAACGTCGCCTTCGGCCTGCCCCGTGCCGGCCTCCGGGGCCGCGAGCGGGCCAACCGGGAGAGGGTCGCCGAACTCCTGGAGCTCGTGGAACTGCCGCCGGAAATCGCCGGCCGTTACCCCGCGCAGCTCTCGGGTGGACAGCAGCAACGCGTCGCGTTGGCCAGGGCGCTGGCGCCGCAGCCCAGCGTCGTGCTGCTCGACGAGCCGTTCTCCTCCCTCGACACCACCCTGCGGCACGCGACGCGGGAAGCGACCGCGCGCGCCCTCCGTGCCGCCGGCGCCACGGTCATCCTCGTCACCCATGACCAGGGGGAGGCGCTGTCCTTCGCAGACGAGGTGGCGGTGCTCCGCGGGGGCCATGTGCTCCAGGTGGCCGCCCCCCGCATCGTCTACGGCGAGCCGATCGACCCCCAGGTGGCGTCGTTCATGGGCGACGCCGTCATGGTGCGCGGTGAGGGCGTCGGCCCGGAGGTGCGTTCAGGCCTGGGAATGCTCTCGGTGGTCGGGTTCGTGCCGCGCGGACCCGTCGACGTGCTGCTGCGGCCGGAACAGATCCGGCTCACGCCCCCCGAGCAGGGAGCGGTCAGCGGCGTCGTCACCACCGTGCGCTTCTTCGGCCACGACGCGGTGGTCGACCTCGATGTCGCCGGCGACGTGCAGGGCTGGGCCGGCGGGCCGCTGTCTGTGCGGGCGCGCGTGCACGGGAACGAGACTCCGGTGCTCGGTGCCCGGGTGGGCCTGCGGGTCGTCGGTCCGGTGCGGGTGTTCAAGCACTGA